GTTGTGCTTCCGCCATCTTTTCCGTTGATAGCCGGTGGCGTATCGTTATTCGCTTTGATCTCTTTCCATGGAAGAGGTGTAATAGTACACGTCTTACAGTTCGGATCTACGGGATCCTTCGGCTGTGTCGGATTCCCGCTCTTCGATTCTCCTGTTACAGGATTATTCTTAGGATCATTCCCTACAGCTACCGCGATATTTGATACATAACCCTGCAACATATCCGCTGCTGTTATAGTATGATATGCTTTAAATGTTTCGGATTGTCCTACCTTTAATTCTGCAATCGTACCAATGTTCTTATTGTCTGCGTTAGCATCTGTAACCTTAACATCTTTCAATGTTACATTACCCGTATTACTTACGACTATATCATATTCTATTTTCTCACCGGCATATCTGAATTGTTGAGAAAGATTAGCCGTCTTCATTACTGTAATTTCACCTTTTCTGTCAAGAGGTGTAATGGTACAGGTTAAACAACCCGGATCAACTCCAGGATCTGTACTTATCGGATTTGGATCTTTTGAAGTAACAGTTACTTTATCTCCGTCAGGATCTTTTCCTTCGGCTGTGGCCAGATTGTAAACTCCACCTCTATCAATATCTTCTTGTTTAATCACATATTCTGCAGAGAATGTAGTTGCATCCGAGCTTCCGGGAGCCAGATCAACAGGCCCTCCTGTTACTGTTACTTTCGGATCATTAATTCTGATCTCTTTAACGGTTACGTTTCCGTTGTTAATAACTTCAAAGTGATACTTAATCACATCGCCCACATTTGTTGAACCATTATTATCCTTATCTACATAAGTACCCGTTTTATGTAATATCAGTGAGGGTTGTTTTGGTAAAACGGTAACGGTTGGCGTGTTATTATCAACTGCTGTTCCCGAAATATCTGTTACATCTCTACCTCTTGGGTCGGTTCCTTTAGCTAACGCTGTATTCGTTACATTTCCAGCATCTATGTCCGCCTGTGTCAATGTGTATGAAGCTGTTGCTGTGCCCGTTTCGCCAGGATTTAACAGTGACGGAATAACCGTTAAGTTGACAATATTTAATTTAGTGTCATTTACTACAAGATTATTTACAATTGTTCCTCCGTTATTGAAAACTTTAAAGGTGTATGTAATCGTCTCTCCCTTCTGAACAGTCTGATCTCCGTTTTCATCATTTAAAACAGATTCCTTAACCAATGCAATAGAAGGAACTTTTACTTCCACTTCTGGAGTGACCGGAACTGTAGGATCGATAGGATCTGTAACAATAGCTGTATTCTTAATAGCTGTTGTTCCTGTCGGAAGATTAGCTTTGACAACAGCTTTGAAGCTTAAGGTCAATGTGCCGTTTGCAGGAACAGTTAAGTTTGTCCAGTTGATCGTGTTACCACTTAGGGATCCGCCGTTTGAAATAGCTGTAGGTGCATTCAGCTCCGCTGCAAGCGCATCACTTACGGTCACGCCAGTCTTCGCAGTACCGTAACTGTTGGTCAGTACGATACGGTATTCCAGTTCATCACCGGATTTTACACTGGTCGGATTACCAACGATACTTTTCACAGAAGTAATCTTTCCTTCTGTCGGTACTTCCACTTCTGGAGTGACCGGAACCGTAGGATCGATAGGATCTGTAACAATAGCTGTATTTTTAATGGAAACTGTACCCGCTGCAAGGTTAGCTTTGACAACAGCTTTGAAGCTTAAGGTCAATGTACCGTTTGCAGGAACAGTCAGGTTTGTCCAGTTGATCGTGTTACCTGTCAACTGACCATTGTTTGAAATAGCTGTAGGTGCATTCAGTTCTGCTGCAAGGGCATCACTTACGGTCACGCCAGTCTTCGCAGTACCGTAACTGTTGGTCAGTACGATACGGTATTCCAGTTCATCACCCGATTTTACTTTTGTTGGATTACCAACGATGCTTTTTACAGAAGTAATCTTTCCTTCTGTCGGTACTTCCACTTCAGGAGTAACCGGAACTGTAGGATCGATAGGGTCTGTAACAATAGCTGTATTCTTAATAGAAACTGTACCCGCTGCAAGGTTAGCTTTGACAACAGCCTTGAAGCTTAAGGTCAATGTGCCGTTTGCAGGAACAGTTAAGTTTGTCCAGTTGATCGTGTTACCACTTAGGGATCCGCCGTTTGAAATAGCTGTAGGTGCATTCAGCTCCGCTGCAAGGGCATCACTTACGGTCACGCCAGTCTTCGCAGTACCGTAACTGTTGGTCAGTACGATACGGTATTCCAGTTCATCACCCGATTTTACTTTTGTTGGATTACCAACGATGCTTTTTACAGAAGTAATCTTTCCTTCTGTCGGTACTTCCACTTCAGGAGTAACCGGAACTGTAGGATCGATAGGGTCTGTAACAATAGCTGTATTCTTAATAGAAACTGTACCCGCTGCAAGGTTAGCTTTGACAACAGCCTTGAAGCTTAAGGTCAATGTGCCGTTTGCAGGAACAGTTAAGTTTGTCCAGTTGATCGTGTTACCACTTAGGGATCCGCCGTTTGAAATAGCTGTAGGTGCATTCAGCTCCGCTGCAAGGGCATCACTTACGGTCACGCCAGTCTTCGCAGTACCGTAACTGTTGGTCAGTACGATACGGTATTCCAGTTCATCACCCGATTTTACACTGGTCGGATTACCAACGATGCTTTTTACAGAAGTAATCTTTCCTTCTGTCGGTACTTCCACTTCTGGAGTGACCGGAACCGTAGGATCGATAGGGTCTGTAACAATAGCTGTATTCTTAATAGAAACTGTACCCGCTGCAAGGTTAGCTTTGACAACAGCCTTGAAGCTTAAGGTCAATGTGCCGTTTGCAGGAACAGTTAAGTTTGTCCAGTTGATCGTGTTACCACTTAGGGATCCGCCGTTTGAAATAGCTGTAGGTGCATTCAGCTCCGCTGCAAGGGCATCACTTACGGTCACGCCAGTCTTCGCAGTACCATAACTGTTGGTCAGTACGATACGGTATTCCAGTTCATCACCCGATTTTACTTTTGTTGGATTACCAACGATGCTTTTTACAGAAGTAATCTTTCCTTCTGTCGGTACTTCCACTTCAGGAGTAACCGGAACTGTAGGATCGATAGGATCTGTAACAATAGCTGTATTCTTAATAGAAACTGTACCCGCTGCAAGGTTAGCTTTGACAACAGCCTTGAAGCTTAAGGTCAATGTGCCGTTTGCAGGAACAGTTAAGTTTGTCCAGTTGATCGTGTTACCACTTAGGGATCCGCCGTTTGAAATAGCTGTCGGTGCATTCAGTTCGGCTGCAAGGGCGTCACTTACGGTCACGCCAGTCTTCGCAGTACCATAACTGTTGGTCAGTACGATACGGTATTCCAGTTCATCACCGGATTTTACACTGGTCGGATTACCAACGATGCTTTTTACAGACGTAATCTTTCCTTCTGTCGGCACTTCCACTTCTGGAGTGACCGGAACCGTAGGATCTATAGGATCTGTAACAATAGCTGTATTCTTAATAGCTGTTGTTCCTGTCGGAAGATTAGCTTTGACAACAGCCTTGAAGCTTAAGGTCAATGTGCCGTTTGCAGGAACAGTCAGGTTTGTCCAGTTAATGGTGTTACCACTTAGGGATCCGCCATTTGAAATAGCTGTAGGTGCATTCAGCTCCGCTGCAAGGTCATCACTTACGGTCACGCCAGTCTTCACAGTACCATAACTGTTGGTCAGTACGATACGGTATTCCAGTTCATCACCCGATTTTACTTTTGTTGGATTACCAACGATGCTTTTTACAGAAGTAATCTTTCCTTCTGTCGGTACTTCCACTTCTGGAGTAACCGGAACTGTAGGATCGATAGGGTCTGTAACAATAGCTGTATTCTTAATAGAAACTGTACCCGCTGCAAGGTTAGCTTTGACAACAGCCTTGAAGCTTAGGGTCAATGTGCCGTTTGCAGGAACAGTCAGGTTTGTCCAGTTGATCGTGTTACCACTTAGGGATCCGCCGTTTGAAATAGCTGTAGGTGTATTGAGCTCCGCTGCAAGAGCGTCACTTACGGTCACACCAGTCTTCGCAGTACCGTAACTGTTGGTCAGCACAATACGGTATTCCAGTTCATCACCGGATTTTACTTTTGTTGGATTACCAACGATGCTTTTTACAGACGTAATCTTTCCTTCTGTCGGTACTTCCACTTCTGGAGTCACCGGAACCGTAGGATCGATAGGATCTGTAACAATAGCTGTATTCTTAATGGAAACTGTACCCGCTGCAAGGTTAGCTTTGACAACAGCCTTGAAGCTTAGGGTCAATGTGCCGTTTGCAGGAACAGTCAGGTTGGTCCAGTTGATCGTGTTACCACTTAGGGATCCGCCGTTTGAAATAGCTGTAGGTGCATTCAGTTCGGCTGCAAGGGCATCACTTACGGTCACACCAGTCTTCGCAGTACCGTAACTGTTGGTCAGCACGATACGGTATTCCAGTTCATCACCGGATTTTACACTGGTCGGATTACCAACGATGCTTTTTACAGACGTAATCTTTCCTTCTGTCGGCACTTCCACTTCTGGAGTCACCGGAACCGTAGGATCGATAGGATCTGTAACAATAGCTGTATTTTTAATAGCTGTTGTTCCTGCTGCAAGGTTGGCATCTACAACGGCATTAAAGCTTAAGGTCAGTTCTGAATTACCTGCTATAGAAAGATTAGACCAGGTTATTGTCCTGTTAGCTGGATTATAAGTCCCGCCATTGGTAATTGCTGAAATCTGTGATAACCCGGCAGGTATAACATCAGACACCTGTACCGGAGTTTTTGCTACCGTATTACTGTTTTTGATTTTAATCTGATAGGTAATAGCTTGTCCGGGTTTTAGGGTTACAGGATTACCTACTATAGATTTTGTAGCGGTCAACAGGTCAATCAACGTAACTGTTGTATTATTTTTAATATTATTACATCCGGCTCCGGCTACTCCGTTACCACATTCAAAATATGGATCTGTAGGAGGTGTATTGATATCCGGGTTTGTGGCGTCCGGATCTGTTACGTCATTGGGACGCATAATAGTTGCGTCTACTGTTATAGGACCGAAAGGTGCAGTACTGGTCGGTTTTACCTTAATTTCGTAGGTAATAGAACAGCCATTCGGCATATTAAGTGCCGAATTAAATTTATTTGATGTTATGGATGGACTTATTTCTCCGCCTCCTGCACATACGGTTTTTGGTGTCGCACTAACGACCTCATAACCTGTGGGTGCATTGAATGAAAAGGGAGCACCTTCTACATCACTTGGTCCGTCATTTTTTACAACTACATTGTATACAATCTCATCTCCTACTTTGACGACTCCGTTGGAAGTGCTGATACTTTCTATTTTGAGATCGGCTACCTTAACCGCTATTTGTGTTTGTAACGTCTCTACCGGACCCAAAATAAAAGTCCAGGTATCCATCGCTTTAATATCTCCAAATGTTCCGCTGGTAGCAGTTGTATTTGCTCCCCATTTATGTCCATTCGCATTCGACCCAGAACTTGGTGTACCATTAGGCAGGACAAAATGACTTGCATTTTTTGGAGATGAATTTGTTCCCGAACTGGTATTCGGAATATCTGTGTCATCCCAATAAACAATATTTGACTCTACTGATGACAGATCATCACTAAGCAATTCCAAGATGATACCATTGGGATTGATCTCCATATCTAAGTATGGGAAATGCACCTCTGCCCCTTGAAGCTGAACACTGATTTTAGCAGGGACATTACCTTGTGGTAATGGGTTTCCTGCTCCATCTTTTCCATCCCACAGAATATTATTGACACCAGCTAATGCTATGCCCGTTAACGTCCGTGCAGGAAAACTCGTGCCCCCGTTAGATTCAATTACAATTTTATATTGTCCGGTATTTCCTGTTTCAAAGGAAATTTTACCACCCTTATTACTAACCTGTCCATTAGTTCCGTCTACACCAATAACTTTCAGTTGTTCCACTTTTGGAACGATTCTGTTATTTCTTAACCAGGTATTACCTCCCGGTACAGCCCCATTAGCTGAATTCGGAAGATCATTTGCCGGAAGAGTATAGAATATTTTGTGCGTGACTTCAGATCCGGAATCTGCTGTACGTGGATCATGTACTCTTCCTGAGAGACTGGATAAATCCATACTCTTGTATAGTGGAGTATTATCTGTAGCTGATTTGAAGAAGCCTTTATTATTAACAAAGAACGTAAAAGAGATTCCGTTATTTCCGTTATTATCCACATTGTAGACATATCCGTCTTTTGTTAATATCTTAAATTTACCATAGAACCCACCGATATTAGAAAAACCGTTTCCTATTGTATAAATATCCATATTAAGAACATTCATATAAACCCGGCCCTTAATCCAGTTTGTTTTAGCAGCATTGGCTACAGAAATATCCCAGGCGGGAATATATACAGCATTTGTAGCCTGTGTCCAGTTACCATTGCCTGAAATATTTTCTCTTCCACCAGAACCGGTACCATTACCATGAGCAAGAAACTCTACCCTGTAAATTCCTTCCTGTGTTACTGTATGGTAGATTGGAGTATAAGCATTCGCCGGAGATGTCTGTCCGGGTAACCTCGGACCTTCAAGTTCGGCAGTTCTGTTACTGATATTTCCAGCATTGTTGCCTATAGTGAGTGCCAGTTCCGTTCCGTTAGGTCCGAACAATTTAATCCTGGCATTAGTACCTGATTGGGCACTTGATGCCAACGTTAGC
The Sphingobacterium spiritivorum genome window above contains:
- a CDS encoding gliding motility-associated C-terminal domain-containing protein; its protein translation is MQNFNKNCIVYIVLVFISLCLGLNTYADGSRDLYPSGVSGGRASLRSSTDVNANAYPFPTTGTHYVYAKSGETLTLASSAQSGTNARIKLFGPNGTELALTIGNNAGNISNRTAELEGPRLPGQTSPANAYTPIYHTVTQEGIYRVEFLAHGNGTGSGGRENISGNGNWTQATNAVYIPAWDISVANAAKTNWIKGRVYMNVLNMDIYTIGNGFSNIGGFYGKFKILTKDGYVYNVDNNGNNGISFTFFVNNKGFFKSATDNTPLYKSMDLSSLSGRVHDPRTADSGSEVTHKIFYTLPANDLPNSANGAVPGGNTWLRNNRIVPKVEQLKVIGVDGTNGQVSNKGGKISFETGNTGQYKIVIESNGGTSFPARTLTGIALAGVNNILWDGKDGAGNPLPQGNVPAKISVQLQGAEVHFPYLDMEINPNGIILELLSDDLSSVESNIVYWDDTDIPNTSSGTNSSPKNASHFVLPNGTPSSGSNANGHKWGANTTATSGTFGDIKAMDTWTFILGPVETLQTQIAVKVADLKIESISTSNGVVKVGDEIVYNVVVKNDGPSDVEGAPFSFNAPTGYEVVSATPKTVCAGGGEISPSITSNKFNSALNMPNGCSITYEIKVKPTSTAPFGPITVDATIMRPNDVTDPDATNPDINTPPTDPYFECGNGVAGAGCNNIKNNTTVTLIDLLTATKSIVGNPVTLKPGQAITYQIKIKNSNTVAKTPVQVSDVIPAGLSQISAITNGGTYNPANRTITWSNLSIAGNSELTLSFNAVVDANLAAGTTAIKNTAIVTDPIDPTVPVTPEVEVPTEGKITSVKSIVGNPTSVKSGDELEYRIVLTNSYGTAKTGVTVSDALAAELNAPTAISNGGSLSGNTINWTNLTVPANGTLTLSFKAVVKANLAAGTVSIKNTAIVTDPIDPTVPVTPEVEVPTEGKITSVKSIVGNPTKVKSGDELEYRIVLTNSYGTAKTGVTVSDALAAELNTPTAISNGGSLSGNTINWTNLTVPANGTLTLSFKAVVKANLAAGTVSIKNTAIVTDPIDPTVPVTPEVEVPTEGKITSVKSIVGNPTKVKSGDELEYRIVLTNSYGTVKTGVTVSDDLAAELNAPTAISNGGSLSGNTINWTNLTVPANGTLTLSFKAVVKANLPTGTTAIKNTAIVTDPIDPTVPVTPEVEVPTEGKITSVKSIVGNPTSVKSGDELEYRIVLTNSYGTAKTGVTVSDALAAELNAPTAISNGGSLSGNTINWTNLTVPANGTLTLSFKAVVKANLAAGTVSIKNTAIVTDPIDPTVPVTPEVEVPTEGKITSVKSIVGNPTKVKSGDELEYRIVLTNSYGTAKTGVTVSDALAAELNAPTAISNGGSLSGNTINWTNLTVPANGTLTLSFKAVVKANLAAGTVSIKNTAIVTDPIDPTVPVTPEVEVPTEGKITSVKSIVGNPTSVKSGDELEYRIVLTNSYGTAKTGVTVSDALAAELNAPTAISNGGSLSGNTINWTNLTVPANGTLTLSFKAVVKANLAAGTVSIKNTAIVTDPIDPTVPVTPEVEVPTEGKITSVKSIVGNPTKVKSGDELEYRIVLTNSYGTAKTGVTVSDALAAELNAPTAISNGGSLSGNTINWTNLTVPANGTLTLSFKAVVKANLAAGTVSIKNTAIVTDPIDPTVPVTPEVEVPTEGKITSVKSIVGNPTKVKSGDELEYRIVLTNSYGTAKTGVTVSDALAAELNAPTAISNNGQLTGNTINWTNLTVPANGTLTLSFKAVVKANLAAGTVSIKNTAIVTDPIDPTVPVTPEVEVPTEGKITSVKSIVGNPTSVKSGDELEYRIVLTNSYGTAKTGVTVSDALAAELNAPTAISNGGSLSGNTINWTNLTVPANGTLTLSFKAVVKANLPTGTTAIKNTAIVTDPIDPTVPVTPEVEVKVPSIALVKESVLNDENGDQTVQKGETITYTFKVFNNGGTIVNNLVVNDTKLNIVNLTVIPSLLNPGETGTATASYTLTQADIDAGNVTNTALAKGTDPRGRDVTDISGTAVDNNTPTVTVLPKQPSLILHKTGTYVDKDNNGSTNVGDVIKYHFEVINNGNVTVKEIRINDPKVTVTGGPVDLAPGSSDATTFSAEYVIKQEDIDRGGVYNLATAEGKDPDGDKVTVTSKDPNPISTDPGVDPGCLTCTITPLDRKGEITVMKTANLSQQFRYAGEKIEYDIVVSNTGNVTLKDVKVTDANADNKNIGTIAELKVGQSETFKAYHTITAADMLQGYVSNIAVAVGNDPKNNPVTGESKSGNPTQPKDPVDPNCKTCTITPLPWKEIKANNDTPPAINGKDGGSTTSVLDNDQLNGQPVVPAEVKLTPGTSPNKGITMNPDGTITVSPETPGGIYEYPYTICELLNPANCSDAKATVVVEAAPIKANNDTPPAINGKDGGSTTSVLDNDQLNGQPVVPAEVKLTPGTSPNTGITMNPNGTITVSPETPAGIYEYPYTICELLNPANCSDAKATVVVEAAPIKANNDTPPAINGKDGGSTTSVLDNDQLNGKPVVPAEVKLTPGTSPNKGITMNPDGTVTVSPETPAGIYEYPYTICELLNPANCSDAKVTVVVEAAVIKANNDTPPAINGKDGGSTTSVLDNDQLNGKPVVPAEVKLTPDTSPNTGITMNPDGTVTVSPETPAGIYEYPYTICELLNPANCSDAKVTVVVEAAVIKANNDTPPAINGKDGGSTTSVLDNDQLNGKPVVPAEVKLTPGTSPNKGITMNPDGTVTVSPETPAGIYEYPYTICELLNPANCSDAKVTVVVEAAVIKANNDTPPAINGKDGGSTTSVLDNDQLNGKPVVPAEVKLTPGTSPNKGITMNPDGTVTISPETPAGVYEYPYTICELLNPANCSDAKVTVVVEAAPIKANSDTPVPVNGKNGKTIPSVLDNDQLNGKPVVPAEVKLTPGTSPNKGITMNPDGTITVSPETPAGNYEYPYTICEVLNPANCSNTVVRITVVEPKLEIVKVADRSRVKVAGEEITYTITVKNTGGVEFNNLVLTDVMFPAWNEKIAVLAVGATRSFSLTHKVTQDEIENGVLVNIAKVNAQDPDGKPYQPEAKIETPVDNLAGVTVVKTGDRKEVKERGDKIVYTITVENTGNKILYSVEVTDPLTKLSKTINQLTPGQKEVFTTEYVVIQSDFDLAEIENTAFVKAKDGKGNAVDASGQYNVTVSPLPLHIPNVFTPNGDGQNDKFEIEGIERFDRVEMTIINRWGNEVYRNSRYDNNWVGEGLNEGTYYYIIETHKGSTKQLHKGWVLIKRN